Proteins from one Lachnospiraceae bacterium KGMB03038 genomic window:
- the fusA gene encoding elongation factor G, whose amino-acid sequence MAGREYPLERTRNIGIMAHIDAGKTTLTERILYYTGVNYKIGDTHEGTATMDWMEQEQERGITITSAATTCHWTLEENGKPKPGAPEHRINIIDTPGHVDFTVEVERSLRVLDGAVGVFCAKGGVEPQSENVWRQADTYNVPRMAFINKMDILGADFYNAVEQIRTRLGKNAICLQLPIGKEDDFKGIIDLMEMQSYIYNDEKGDDITIGEIPEDMKDDAELYRTELVEKICDLDDDLMMEYLEGNEPSIDDLKRVLRKATCECKAIPVCCGSAYRNKGVQKLLDAVLEYMPAPTDIPPIQGVDMDGNEIVRHSSDEEPFSALVFKIMTDPFVGKLAYFRAYSGTVNSGSYVLNATKGKKERVGRILQMHANKRQELDKVYSGDIAAAIGFKFSTTGDTICDEQHPVILESMEFPEPVIELAIEPKTKASQGKLGESLAKLAEEDPTFRAHTDHETGQTIIAGMGELHLEIIVDRLLREFKVEANVGAPQVAYKEAFTKAVDVDSKYAKQSGGRGQYGHCKVKFEPMDVNGEETYKFESTVVGGAIPKEYIPAVGEGIEEAMQSGILGGFPVVGIHANVYDGSYHEVDSSEMAFHIAGSLAFKDAMKKAAPVLLEPIMKVEVTMPEEYMGDVIGDINSRRGRIEGMDDLGGGKIVRGYVPLSEMFGYSTDLRSRTQGRGNYSMFFEKYEPVPKSVQEKVLSGKNE is encoded by the coding sequence ATGGCTGGAAGAGAATATCCATTAGAGAGAACCAGAAATATTGGTATCATGGCTCATATCGATGCCGGCAAGACTACGCTGACAGAGCGTATTCTCTATTATACCGGCGTAAACTATAAGATTGGTGATACTCATGAAGGTACTGCGACAATGGACTGGATGGAGCAGGAGCAGGAAAGAGGTATCACGATCACTTCCGCTGCTACCACCTGTCACTGGACATTGGAAGAGAATGGGAAGCCAAAGCCGGGAGCGCCGGAACACAGGATCAATATCATTGATACCCCGGGGCACGTTGACTTTACGGTAGAGGTAGAACGTTCTCTGCGTGTACTGGACGGTGCGGTAGGCGTATTCTGCGCCAAAGGCGGCGTTGAGCCTCAGTCAGAAAATGTATGGCGTCAGGCTGACACATACAACGTTCCGAGAATGGCGTTCATCAATAAGATGGACATTCTCGGCGCCGATTTTTATAACGCGGTAGAGCAGATACGTACCAGACTTGGGAAAAACGCGATCTGCCTGCAGCTTCCGATCGGCAAAGAAGATGATTTCAAGGGAATCATCGATCTGATGGAGATGCAGTCCTACATTTATAATGATGAGAAGGGCGATGACATCACCATCGGAGAGATTCCAGAGGATATGAAGGATGACGCGGAACTTTACCGGACAGAACTGGTAGAGAAGATCTGTGATCTGGACGATGATCTGATGATGGAATATCTGGAGGGAAATGAACCTTCTATCGATGATCTGAAGCGGGTACTGAGAAAAGCGACCTGCGAGTGCAAAGCAATCCCGGTATGCTGCGGATCTGCTTACAGAAATAAGGGAGTGCAGAAACTCCTGGATGCGGTTCTGGAATATATGCCGGCGCCGACAGACATCCCGCCGATTCAGGGCGTAGACATGGATGGAAACGAGATTGTAAGACACTCTTCTGATGAAGAGCCGTTTTCCGCTCTTGTATTCAAGATCATGACAGACCCGTTTGTTGGAAAACTTGCTTATTTCCGCGCTTATTCAGGAACGGTGAATTCCGGTTCTTATGTCCTGAACGCGACAAAAGGAAAGAAAGAGCGTGTAGGCCGTATCCTTCAGATGCACGCCAATAAGAGACAGGAACTTGACAAGGTTTACTCCGGAGACATCGCTGCGGCGATCGGATTCAAGTTCTCAACCACAGGTGATACCATCTGTGACGAGCAGCATCCGGTAATCCTGGAGTCCATGGAGTTCCCAGAGCCGGTTATCGAGCTGGCCATCGAGCCAAAGACAAAGGCTTCCCAGGGCAAGCTTGGCGAGTCTCTTGCGAAGCTGGCGGAAGAAGACCCGACTTTCCGTGCGCATACTGACCATGAGACCGGTCAGACCATCATCGCCGGAATGGGAGAACTTCATTTGGAGATCATCGTAGACAGACTTCTGCGTGAATTTAAGGTGGAGGCTAATGTAGGAGCGCCTCAGGTTGCTTACAAAGAAGCATTTACCAAAGCTGTTGACGTAGACAGCAAGTACGCAAAACAGTCTGGCGGACGTGGACAGTACGGACACTGTAAAGTTAAATTCGAGCCAATGGATGTCAATGGTGAGGAAACTTACAAGTTTGAATCTACTGTAGTCGGAGGAGCGATTCCGAAGGAATACATCCCGGCTGTTGGAGAAGGTATCGAGGAAGCTATGCAGTCCGGTATCCTGGGAGGATTCCCGGTAGTAGGTATCCACGCTAACGTATACGATGGATCTTACCACGAGGTAGACTCCAGTGAGATGGCGTTCCACATCGCAGGTTCTCTGGCGTTCAAAGACGCTATGAAGAAAGCGGCGCCAGTACTTCTTGAGCCGATCATGAAGGTGGAAGTCACCATGCCGGAAGAATACATGGGCGACGTCATCGGCGATATCAACTCCCGTCGTGGACGGATCGAGGGTATGGATGACCTGGGCGGCGGCAAGATCGTTCGCGGATATGTGCCGTTGTCTGAGATGTTTGGATACTCCACAGATCTTCGTTCCAGGACACAGGGACGCGGAAACTACTCAATGTTCTTTGAGAAATACGAACCGGTACCGAAATCTGTACAGGAAAAAGTATTATCTGGGAAAAATGAGTAA
- a CDS encoding HAD family phosphatase yields MRKIKMLAVDMDGTCLDRRSRMTDRTLRALEESAKAGVIVVPATGRCLSCLPHRLRERKDIYRYVITSNGARIIDCLGQKLLSEKLIDKETALTLLERSKRVGVGITAHIDHEYFVQGKALSAAGRVMFGKDAQAIRHVAEMRSAVQKAADAIEEIQFYFLKPGSREKTKRILEEFPQLSGAYTKIYAEIFAKQTSKGDALKELAGYLGIREEEVACIGDGENDLPMFEAAGLRMAMGNAVPELKKKAEYILPANDKNGAAEGIYRYILS; encoded by the coding sequence ATGAGAAAGATTAAGATGCTTGCGGTTGATATGGATGGGACCTGCCTGGACCGCAGAAGCCGGATGACCGATCGGACATTGCGCGCATTAGAAGAGTCGGCCAAAGCAGGGGTGATAGTCGTGCCGGCGACAGGCCGGTGCCTTTCCTGCCTGCCCCATCGTCTGAGAGAACGGAAGGATATTTACCGATATGTGATCACATCGAATGGAGCCAGAATCATAGACTGTCTGGGACAAAAACTCCTTTCTGAAAAGCTGATCGATAAGGAGACCGCCCTGACGCTGCTGGAAAGAAGTAAAAGAGTAGGGGTAGGCATAACCGCCCATATAGACCATGAATACTTCGTGCAGGGGAAGGCGCTGTCCGCGGCGGGGCGTGTTATGTTTGGGAAAGATGCGCAAGCGATCCGGCATGTCGCGGAAATGAGGAGTGCAGTCCAGAAAGCGGCAGATGCGATAGAAGAAATTCAATTTTATTTCCTGAAACCTGGTTCACGTGAAAAAACAAAACGTATCTTAGAAGAATTTCCCCAGTTGTCCGGCGCGTATACAAAAATCTATGCGGAGATCTTCGCAAAACAAACATCCAAGGGAGACGCGTTAAAAGAACTGGCCGGTTATCTTGGAATCCGGGAAGAAGAAGTGGCATGCATTGGAGACGGAGAAAACGACCTGCCCATGTTTGAGGCGGCCGGACTGCGCATGGCTATGGGAAATGCGGTTCCGGAGCTAAAAAAGAAAGCAGAGTATATATTGCCGGCAAATGATAAAAACGGAGCCGCGGAGGGCATATATCGGTATATTTTATCGTAA
- the tuf gene encoding elongation factor Tu: MAKAKFERTKPHCNIGTIGHVDHGKTTLTAAITKVLSKRVAGNAEVAFDNIDKAPEERERGITISTAHVEYETDKRHYAHVDCPGHADYVKNMITGAAQMDGAILVVAATDGVMAQTREHILLSRQVGVPYIVVFMNKCDMVDDEELLELVEMEIRELLDEYEFPGDDTPIIQGSALKALEDPDGEWGDKIMELMDAVDSYIPDPERDTDKPFLMPVEDVFSITGRGTVATGRVERGTLHVSDEVEIVGIKEETKKTVVTGVEMFRKLLDEAQAGDNIGALLRGVQRDEIERGQVLCKPGSVTCHHKFTAQVYVLTKDEGGRHTPFFNNYRPQFYFRTTDVTGVCNLPEGTEMCMPGDNVEMSIELIHPVAMEQGLRFAIREGGRTVGSGRVATIIE, translated from the coding sequence ATGGCAAAAGCTAAATTTGAAAGAACAAAACCGCATTGTAATATCGGTACCATCGGTCACGTTGACCATGGTAAAACTACTCTGACAGCTGCGATCACAAAGGTACTTTCCAAGAGAGTAGCTGGTAACGCAGAGGTTGCATTCGATAACATCGACAAGGCTCCGGAAGAGAGAGAACGTGGAATCACGATTTCTACCGCTCACGTAGAGTATGAGACTGACAAACGTCACTATGCTCACGTTGACTGCCCGGGACATGCGGACTATGTTAAAAACATGATCACTGGTGCCGCTCAGATGGACGGCGCGATCTTGGTAGTAGCTGCTACCGATGGTGTTATGGCTCAGACAAGAGAGCACATCCTGCTTTCTCGTCAGGTAGGCGTTCCTTACATCGTTGTATTCATGAACAAATGTGATATGGTAGACGATGAGGAGCTGCTTGAGCTGGTTGAGATGGAAATCCGCGAACTCCTTGACGAGTATGAGTTCCCAGGCGATGACACTCCGATCATCCAGGGATCCGCTCTGAAAGCTCTGGAAGATCCAGACGGAGAGTGGGGAGACAAGATCATGGAACTGATGGATGCTGTTGACAGCTATATCCCAGATCCAGAGCGTGATACAGATAAGCCATTCCTGATGCCTGTAGAGGACGTATTCTCTATCACAGGACGTGGAACAGTTGCTACTGGTAGAGTAGAGCGTGGAACTCTTCATGTATCTGATGAAGTAGAGATCGTTGGTATCAAAGAAGAGACCAAGAAGACTGTTGTAACAGGTGTTGAGATGTTCCGTAAACTGCTTGACGAGGCTCAGGCTGGTGACAACATCGGAGCGCTTCTTCGTGGTGTTCAGAGAGACGAGATCGAAAGAGGTCAGGTTCTGTGTAAACCAGGTTCTGTAACCTGCCATCACAAATTTACCGCTCAGGTATACGTTCTGACCAAAGATGAAGGTGGACGTCATACTCCTTTCTTCAATAACTATCGTCCTCAGTTCTACTTCAGAACAACAGACGTTACAGGTGTCTGCAACCTGCCAGAAGGAACAGAGATGTGCATGCCTGGAGATAACGTAGAGATGAGCATTGAGCTGATCCATCCAGTAGCTATGGAGCAGGGACTTCGTTTCGCTATCCGTGAAGGCGGACGTACTGTAGGATCAGGAAGAGTTGCTACAATCATCGAGTAA
- the rpsG gene encoding 30S ribosomal protein S7, whose protein sequence is MFKEGRTVPRKGHTQKRDVLADPLYNNKVVTKLINNIMLDGKKGIAQKIVYGAFERVADKTGKPAIEVFEEAMNNIMPVLEVKARRIGGATYQVPIEVRADRRQALALRWLTNFSRARGEKTMEERLANEIMDAANNTGAAVKRKEDMHKMAEANKAFAHYRF, encoded by the coding sequence ATGTTTAAGGAGGGAAGGACCGTGCCACGTAAAGGACATACTCAGAAAAGAGACGTATTAGCGGATCCATTGTACAATAACAAAGTGGTAACGAAGCTTATCAATAACATTATGTTAGACGGTAAGAAGGGTATCGCTCAGAAGATTGTATATGGAGCGTTTGAAAGAGTTGCCGATAAGACCGGAAAACCGGCGATCGAAGTATTCGAAGAGGCAATGAACAACATTATGCCTGTATTGGAAGTAAAGGCAAGACGTATCGGTGGAGCAACCTATCAGGTGCCGATCGAGGTAAGAGCCGACAGAAGACAGGCGCTGGCTCTTCGCTGGCTGACCAACTTCTCCCGCGCAAGAGGCGAGAAGACGATGGAAGAAAGACTGGCGAATGAGATCATGGATGCGGCCAACAACACAGGCGCAGCCGTGAAGAGAAAAGAAGATATGCACAAGATGGCTGAAGCAAATAAAGCATTTGCTCACTACAGATTCTAG
- a CDS encoding sugar kinase, whose product MKITIIGAAIIDILARPVDRDMFEKGSMPVQDMRMNIGGDAANEALVLAGLGKEVQLWTVLGKDMAGRMILEYLREKGVSVDDSCVTEDMVTGINTVLIQKNGERSFLTNPNGSLRKLGIEHIHLPFAEDTKILCLASMFVSPLLTVNELEQIFRAAKEQGITVCADMTRCKNHETARDMAPALRYVDYLFPNEEEAKLLTRKDSVEEAAEELQKAGVSHVVIKCGKRGCYAATQTETFWAPAVGQVRCVDTTGAGDSFAGGFLAALSEGKTIRECADFANQCGARAVEAVGATAWL is encoded by the coding sequence ATGAAGATTACTATTATTGGGGCGGCTATTATTGATATTCTGGCCAGACCCGTTGATCGGGATATGTTTGAGAAGGGTTCGATGCCAGTGCAGGATATGCGGATGAATATTGGCGGGGACGCGGCGAATGAGGCTTTGGTTTTGGCGGGACTTGGAAAAGAGGTTCAGCTTTGGACAGTACTGGGAAAGGATATGGCAGGAAGGATGATCCTGGAATATCTTCGAGAGAAAGGCGTTTCTGTGGATGACTCGTGCGTCACAGAAGATATGGTGACCGGAATCAATACGGTGTTGATACAAAAGAATGGAGAGCGTTCTTTCTTGACAAATCCAAATGGAAGTCTTAGAAAGCTGGGAATAGAACACATCCATTTGCCTTTTGCTGAAGATACGAAAATTCTTTGCCTTGCCAGTATGTTTGTTTCACCGCTGCTTACTGTAAATGAACTGGAGCAGATCTTTCGGGCGGCTAAGGAACAGGGGATCACGGTCTGCGCGGATATGACGAGATGCAAGAATCATGAAACGGCTAGGGATATGGCGCCGGCTTTGCGGTATGTAGACTATCTTTTCCCAAATGAAGAGGAGGCCAAACTGCTGACCAGGAAGGATTCTGTGGAAGAAGCGGCGGAAGAGCTTCAGAAGGCGGGAGTTTCCCACGTGGTGATCAAATGCGGGAAGAGGGGCTGTTATGCGGCGACGCAAACAGAAACATTTTGGGCGCCGGCAGTAGGACAAGTTCGCTGTGTGGACACTACCGGCGCTGGCGACAGTTTTGCGGGCGGCTTTCTGGCGGCTCTTTCAGAAGGGAAAACAATTCGGGAGTGTGCGGATTTTGCCAATCAATGCGGCGCGCGGGCAGTTGAAGCCGTAGGGGCGACAGCCTGGCTTTGA